The genomic interval AAGATGATAATCCCAATTTCCTGCTCAATAACCTTATTTCTTCCTTTGTAAATCCAACTTCCAGTAACGGACTTTTAACGTTAAGCTCTTTTATGGCTTTTAACCCAGGTCGATAACCCTTTATATCCTCTACATTTGTGCCTTCTATAACCTCTTTTAATCCCCTTTTTTTCGCTATTTTTTTTAAATTTTTAAATATTATTTTCTTACAGAGATAACATCTATTAATTGGATTCCTTTTCAAATTATCTTCAGAAAGAAGCGAAAAATCAAGCACTTCCCATTTACACCCGATTCTCTCTGCCATTCCTTTTGCTTCTAAGATTTTCCTCCCAGGGATCAATTCAGATTTCACGGTTACGGCTAAAACTTTTTCTTTGCCTAAAAAATCCATAGCCGCCTTCAAAAGAAAACCACTATCAGCCCCCCCAGAAAAAGCCACAAGAACAGATTTATATTTTCTTAAAACTTCCTTAAGTTTTTGACTTTTCTTATTTTTTTCTGTGAAAATTTCTAACGATTTCAATTTTTACACCATTTTGAATATACCCTACTTTTTGGGATTGTCAATGGACACCAAATCCTTCTATGACCACAAAGGAAAAATCTCTTCTTTTACGAATTTAAGATTTTATTATATTTTATCTTCTTATCCTACACTCAAGAATTAAATGCTCAAGCTCAACTTAAAGCCTGAAACCACAGCATCCCTCGCGTTCTTTTGGCGTATAAAGGATGCCAAGGCTTAATATTCCATTCACATGAGGTCCTTTATCCCCAAATAATTCTTGAAAGTTTGTGGAGATGCGACCCTCAAGGAGAAACCTAAAATCATAGGTTCTAAAAAGGGCTAAGCCTCCTGCAACCTCAAGAGCCATTCCTATTCCAGATTCGTAATAGCCCCTTTGAATGGCGGTTAAAGCTAAACCCCCTCCTAAATAAGGAGAAAAATCTTTCCTACTAAAGAAATAAAGAATAGAAACACCAATTTTACTTTCGGTCATGTTCCTGTTCCCTAAATATAAAGTATCCTCCTCCTCCAGAGGTAATACTAAAACTCTAGCATTCAACTCTCCAACTAAATTTGGAGTCTCATACCAGCCTACAAATCCATAACCATAAAGAGTTTTCCCTTGAACATCTCCATACCCTGCAAAAAGTTTTGACACGTTTAAAACTATTCCACCAGCATAAAAACTTTTCTTTCTCTTTTCG from candidate division WOR-3 bacterium carries:
- the larE gene encoding ATP-dependent sacrificial sulfur transferase LarE; this translates as MKSLEIFTEKNKKSQKLKEVLRKYKSVLVAFSGGADSGFLLKAAMDFLGKEKVLAVTVKSELIPGRKILEAKGMAERIGCKWEVLDFSLLSEDNLKRNPINRCYLCKKIIFKNLKKIAKKRGLKEVIEGTNVEDIKGYRPGLKAIKELNVKSPLLEVGFTKEEIRLLSRKLGLSSWNRPSFSCLATRFPYGERLTKKKLKKVEEAENLLIAKGFNQVRVRDYGKIARIEVLEKDFDKIFSQRESIISSFKRIGYQYVTLDLEGYRSGSMDIEFK